A genomic stretch from Candidatus Amarolinea dominans includes:
- a CDS encoding phage tail protein: MAQFTVNAQRFDPYKNFKFRVKWDGRYVAGVSKVGSLKRTTEVVKHREGGDPSSTRKSPGRTEYEAITLERGVTHDTEFEQWANKVWNFGSGLGAEVSLKDFRKDILIEIYNEAGQLAMTYKVYRCWVSEFQAQADLDANANAVLIQHIKLENEGWERDREVPEPSEPILAA; the protein is encoded by the coding sequence ATGGCACAATTCACGGTCAACGCGCAACGGTTCGATCCATACAAGAACTTCAAATTCCGCGTCAAGTGGGACGGCCGCTACGTGGCAGGAGTGAGCAAGGTCGGTTCCTTGAAGCGCACCACCGAGGTCGTCAAGCATCGGGAAGGCGGCGATCCCAGCAGCACCCGCAAGTCGCCGGGCCGCACCGAGTACGAGGCGATCACGCTGGAACGCGGGGTGACCCACGACACCGAGTTCGAGCAGTGGGCCAATAAGGTCTGGAATTTTGGCTCGGGTCTGGGCGCCGAGGTCTCACTGAAGGATTTCCGCAAGGACATCCTCATCGAGATCTACAACGAGGCGGGCCAACTGGCCATGACCTATAAGGTGTACCGCTGCTGGGTCTCCGAGTTTCAGGCCCAGGCCGACCTGGACGCCAACGCCAACGCCGTGCTGATCCAGCATATCAAACTGGAGAACGAGGGCTGGGAACGCGATCGGGAAGTTCCCGAGCCGAGTGAACCGATCCTGGCCGCGTGA
- a CDS encoding GlsB/YeaQ/YmgE family stress response membrane protein has translation MGILAWIVVGLIAGWLASQVMRGGSYGVIGDIILGVVGALIGGFLAANLLNMPDAVNGINVTSILVAFVGAVILIAILRMVSGRRR, from the coding sequence ATGGGTATTCTTGCATGGATCGTCGTTGGGTTAATCGCTGGTTGGTTGGCCAGCCAGGTGATGCGCGGTGGGAGTTACGGCGTCATCGGTGACATCATTCTGGGTGTGGTAGGCGCCTTGATCGGCGGTTTCCTGGCCGCCAATTTGCTGAACATGCCCGATGCCGTGAACGGCATCAACGTCACCAGTATTCTCGTCGCCTTTGTCGGCGCGGTGATCCTGATCGCCATTCTGCGGATGGTATCCGGCCGCAGGCGTTAG
- a CDS encoding phage tail sheath subtilisin-like domain-containing protein, with translation MPSTLTYPGVYVEEIASGVRTITGVSTSVTAFVGSARRGPINQATRMLSFSDFERRFGGLSANSELSYAVRQFFTNGGSEAWVVRLAKDAGPAARILQNSTLTNVLELTAQDEGFSGNGIEVRIDTRTANPASTFNLTLSYTSQEAPDENRSETFQNLSMNSHDARYVENILRTSQLAIAKRVASLAVLAALGAGTSLSDDLASGGALVDVATLKDANHDQFQVSVNGSPPVPVQIADADLVGANDVARLAALCTAITAKVTAAAGSNPLVAGFTCAPDGNRIRMTSGVAGEASSVRVLPGARNDLSARLKLGTANGGAETDAVATLRPVELPDHGTLTGDVLVAADVPANAADPAAIPSPTHNSFKISLDGDTTAVVNLGNTAVGGGSLGDRLGIIADRIQTAVRALKPSKPAYRDFTATVSGGNRLVLTSGSRGAGSSVVGGAADSSDIAGNLKLLVGATTTLPQNVMLQGGTESAFTADEAYNLFIGNRSLRKGIYALESVDLFNILCLPGVSDAGILQDADAYCQERRAFLIIDPPEITTKPDAMGTLATGSSLPKSKNAAVYYPWISVADPLNGGKLRNTAPSGALAGLYARTDATRGVWKAPAGTEATLGGAQGVAYLLTDGENGTLNPLGVNCIRSFPVFGTISWGARTLRGADQMADEWKYVPVRRTALYIEESLYRGLKWVVFEPNDEPLWAQIRLNAGAFMHNLFRQGAFAGKTPREAYFVKCDRETTTQNDVNLGIVNILVGFAPLKPAEFVIIKLQQMAGQIEA, from the coding sequence ATGCCAAGCACATTGACCTATCCGGGCGTCTATGTCGAGGAAATTGCCAGTGGTGTGCGCACCATCACAGGGGTCAGTACGTCCGTTACTGCGTTTGTCGGTTCGGCGCGGCGCGGGCCGATCAATCAGGCCACTCGCATGTTGAGCTTCAGCGACTTCGAGCGCCGGTTCGGCGGTCTCAGCGCCAATTCGGAGCTGAGTTACGCGGTACGCCAGTTCTTTACGAATGGCGGCAGCGAAGCGTGGGTGGTGCGACTGGCCAAGGATGCCGGCCCCGCCGCGCGCATCTTGCAGAACAGCACGCTGACCAACGTCCTGGAGCTCACAGCACAGGATGAAGGCTTCAGCGGCAACGGCATCGAGGTGCGCATTGACACCAGGACCGCGAACCCGGCCAGCACCTTCAATCTGACGCTGAGCTACACCTCGCAAGAGGCGCCCGATGAGAACCGCAGCGAGACCTTCCAGAATCTCTCCATGAACAGCCACGATGCCCGCTACGTGGAGAATATCTTGCGCACCTCACAACTGGCGATTGCCAAGCGGGTGGCATCCCTCGCCGTGCTGGCGGCGTTGGGCGCCGGCACGAGTCTCAGCGATGACCTGGCTTCGGGTGGCGCGTTGGTGGACGTAGCAACGCTGAAAGATGCGAACCACGACCAGTTCCAGGTTTCCGTCAACGGCTCCCCTCCTGTACCCGTCCAGATCGCCGACGCCGACCTGGTCGGCGCGAACGATGTCGCACGGCTGGCCGCCCTCTGCACCGCGATCACGGCCAAGGTTACCGCCGCGGCAGGCAGCAACCCGCTGGTGGCCGGCTTCACCTGTGCGCCCGACGGCAACCGCATCCGCATGACCTCCGGCGTCGCGGGCGAGGCTTCCAGCGTGCGTGTGCTGCCCGGGGCTCGCAACGACCTTTCGGCCCGCCTGAAGTTGGGCACAGCCAACGGCGGCGCCGAAACCGATGCCGTGGCGACGCTTCGTCCCGTGGAGCTGCCCGATCACGGCACACTCACCGGTGACGTGTTGGTTGCGGCTGATGTGCCCGCCAACGCTGCTGATCCTGCTGCGATCCCCAGTCCAACCCACAACAGCTTCAAGATCAGTCTCGATGGCGATACAACTGCCGTCGTAAACCTGGGCAATACGGCTGTTGGAGGCGGCAGCCTTGGGGACCGGCTGGGCATTATCGCCGACCGGATTCAGACGGCCGTGCGTGCCCTCAAGCCGTCCAAGCCCGCTTATCGCGACTTCACGGCCACAGTGAGTGGCGGCAACCGGCTTGTCCTGACATCCGGCTCACGCGGGGCTGGCTCGTCCGTCGTCGGCGGCGCTGCCGACAGCAGCGACATCGCCGGTAACCTCAAACTGTTGGTCGGGGCCACGACCACGCTACCGCAGAACGTGATGTTGCAGGGCGGTACTGAGAGCGCCTTCACCGCGGACGAGGCCTACAACCTCTTCATTGGCAACCGTTCCCTGCGCAAAGGCATCTACGCGCTCGAGTCGGTTGATCTGTTCAACATCTTGTGCCTGCCAGGGGTGAGCGATGCAGGCATCCTGCAGGACGCGGATGCGTACTGCCAGGAGCGGCGAGCGTTCTTGATCATTGACCCGCCGGAGATCACGACGAAGCCCGACGCCATGGGCACATTGGCCACCGGCAGCTCGCTGCCCAAGTCCAAGAACGCCGCGGTGTACTACCCATGGATCTCGGTCGCCGATCCACTGAACGGCGGCAAACTGCGCAACACCGCTCCCAGCGGCGCCCTCGCCGGTCTCTATGCGCGCACTGATGCCACCCGGGGCGTGTGGAAGGCGCCAGCCGGCACCGAGGCGACCCTGGGGGGCGCACAGGGTGTTGCCTACCTCCTTACCGACGGGGAAAACGGTACGCTGAACCCCCTGGGCGTCAACTGCATCCGCAGTTTCCCCGTCTTCGGCACGATCTCTTGGGGCGCCCGGACATTGCGCGGCGCCGATCAGATGGCCGATGAGTGGAAGTACGTTCCTGTCCGCCGGACCGCGCTCTACATCGAAGAAAGCCTGTACCGCGGGCTGAAGTGGGTAGTCTTCGAGCCGAATGACGAGCCACTCTGGGCACAGATTCGGCTTAACGCCGGGGCATTCATGCACAATCTTTTCCGGCAGGGCGCTTTCGCCGGCAAGACCCCGCGCGAGGCCTACTTCGTCAAGTGCGACAGAGAGACGACCACCCAGAATGATGTCAATCTCGGCATCGTCAACATCCTGGTCGGCTTCGCCCCGCTCAAGCCGGCAGAGTTCGTGATTATCAAGCTTCAGCAGATGGCCGGCCAGATCGAGGCATGA